From Stigmatella erecta, one genomic window encodes:
- a CDS encoding acyl-CoA dehydrogenase: MTVSANPLLSDRDVDFQLYEVLDAPALCALPAFAEHSRETFELVLGNVRRFAREVLFPTYRMMDAEPPVFRDGRVHTHPLLRTLYPQLVELGLLTASRPPEVGGQQLPLTLYSMASAYLMAANLSAYAYVGLTIGAAHLLEAFGTPWLREQFMTRLYQGEWTGTMALTEPQAGSSLGDVKARARPAGDGSYRLSGSKIFISGGDHDFAPNVVHLTLARIDGAPPGTRGISLFAVPSRRPEGGRLVDNDVRVAGVIHKIGWRGMPSLALNYGEEGDCHGWLVGPEHRGLACMFQMMNEARIMVGLNGVATASVAYHEALSYARNRPQGRAAGAKDSQHQTPIIEHADVRRMLLRQKAIVEGGLSLLAATSLQADLAAHAPDEETRKRAGLLLDLLTPVAKTFPAEKGFEANVLSLQVHGGYGYSSEYLPEAWLRDQKLNSIHEGTTGIQGLDLLGRKAVAGGGAALQAFSEEVLATVARARQAGVPGPWCAALEASLESVLELTMALGAMGMAGEVETMLRHSADYMELFSLLAVAWRWLAQAAAAREGLARGGESAEFYEGKLRAAQYWFATEVPRIKVLVKLCSSGEDSYTGMRPEWF, encoded by the coding sequence ATGACCGTCAGCGCCAACCCGCTCCTGTCCGACCGCGATGTCGACTTCCAGCTCTACGAGGTGCTCGACGCGCCAGCGCTCTGCGCCCTGCCCGCCTTCGCCGAGCACTCGCGCGAGACGTTCGAGCTGGTGCTCGGCAACGTGCGCCGCTTCGCCCGGGAGGTGCTCTTTCCCACCTACCGGATGATGGATGCCGAGCCCCCCGTGTTCCGGGATGGCCGCGTCCACACCCACCCGCTGCTGCGCACGCTCTACCCGCAGCTGGTGGAGCTGGGGCTGCTCACGGCCTCGCGCCCCCCCGAGGTGGGCGGGCAGCAGCTTCCGCTCACGCTCTACTCCATGGCCTCCGCGTACCTCATGGCCGCCAACCTCAGCGCCTACGCCTACGTGGGGCTCACCATCGGCGCGGCGCACCTCCTCGAGGCCTTCGGCACGCCCTGGCTGCGCGAGCAGTTCATGACGCGCCTGTACCAGGGCGAGTGGACGGGCACCATGGCCCTCACCGAGCCCCAGGCGGGCAGCAGCCTCGGGGACGTGAAGGCGCGCGCCAGGCCGGCCGGGGATGGCAGCTACCGCCTCTCCGGCTCCAAGATTTTCATCAGCGGCGGGGACCATGACTTCGCCCCCAACGTGGTGCACCTGACGCTGGCGCGCATCGACGGGGCCCCGCCGGGCACGCGCGGCATCTCCCTGTTCGCCGTGCCCTCGCGCCGCCCGGAAGGCGGCCGGCTGGTGGACAACGACGTGCGGGTGGCCGGCGTCATCCACAAGATTGGCTGGCGCGGCATGCCGAGCCTGGCGCTCAACTACGGCGAGGAGGGGGACTGTCACGGCTGGCTGGTGGGCCCGGAGCACCGGGGCCTCGCCTGCATGTTCCAGATGATGAACGAGGCGCGCATCATGGTGGGCCTCAACGGCGTGGCCACCGCCTCCGTGGCGTACCACGAGGCGCTCAGCTACGCGCGCAACCGCCCCCAGGGGCGCGCCGCCGGGGCCAAGGACTCCCAGCACCAGACGCCCATCATCGAGCACGCGGACGTGCGGCGCATGCTGCTGCGCCAGAAGGCCATCGTGGAGGGCGGCCTGTCGCTCCTGGCCGCCACCTCGCTCCAGGCGGACCTCGCGGCGCACGCGCCGGACGAGGAGACCCGCAAGCGCGCCGGGCTGCTCCTGGACCTGCTCACCCCGGTGGCCAAGACGTTCCCCGCCGAGAAGGGCTTCGAGGCCAACGTCCTCTCGCTCCAGGTACACGGGGGGTACGGCTACTCGAGCGAGTACCTGCCGGAGGCCTGGCTGAGGGACCAGAAGCTCAACAGCATCCACGAGGGCACCACGGGCATCCAGGGGTTGGACTTGCTGGGGCGCAAGGCGGTGGCGGGCGGGGGCGCGGCGCTCCAGGCCTTCTCGGAGGAGGTGCTCGCCACCGTGGCGCGTGCGCGCCAGGCGGGCGTCCCGGGGCCGTGGTGCGCGGCGCTGGAGGCCTCGCTGGAGTCGGTGCTGGAGCTGACGATGGCCCTGGGGGCCATGGGCATGGCGGGCGAGGTGGAGACGATGCTCCGCCACAGCGCGGACTACATGGAGCTGTTCTCCCTCCTCGCGGTGGCCTGGCGCTGGCTGGCCCAGGCGGCGGCGGCCCGCGAGGGGCTCGCCCGGGGCGGAGAAAGCGCGGAATTCTACGAAGGCAAGCTGCGCGCGGCGCAGTACTGGTTCGCCACCGAGGTGCCGCGCATCAAGGTCCTGGTCAAGCTGTGCAGCTCGGGCGAGGACTCGTACACGGGCATGCGTCCTGAGTGGTTCTAA
- a CDS encoding PQQ-dependent sugar dehydrogenase has protein sequence MRAVSFRRGRALLMLAALAACTSDSDSNTPQPPKTEVPGAGNPQEDTAISNTLRPELLAFTPELLQRLTVAPGFQVSVFAQDLGDPRMMAVAPDGAVYVTRPKKGDVVRLHDSDGDGRAEAPLTVLSGLENVHGITLHEGIAYVATPTELYAADVQADGSWGPRRRLVSGLPDGGQHPNRTMAVGPDGKLYFSVGSSCNACAETNLEHATMLRMNLDGSGRETFATGLRNTIGFGWQPQTGELWGFDHGSDHRGDDIPPEELNRLLPGKDYGWPYAYGARNEDPVIDKPKNMTKQEYAQRSEPSVLDYQAHSAPIGMVFYTGTQWPAEYQGDAFVAMRGSWNRKPATGYKLVRIDFENGQPVGFSDIVSGFLLEGGRAHFARLAGVAQAKDGSVLLGDDTGGVIYRVAYRP, from the coding sequence ATGAGGGCTGTCTCTTTCCGCCGTGGGCGTGCGCTGCTGATGCTGGCCGCCCTGGCCGCTTGCACCTCGGATTCCGACTCCAACACCCCCCAGCCGCCGAAGACGGAAGTCCCTGGGGCGGGCAACCCCCAGGAGGACACCGCCATCAGCAACACCCTGCGGCCGGAGCTGCTCGCCTTCACCCCGGAGTTGCTTCAGCGGCTGACGGTGGCCCCCGGCTTCCAGGTGTCCGTGTTCGCCCAGGACCTGGGCGACCCCCGGATGATGGCCGTGGCCCCGGACGGCGCCGTCTATGTCACGCGCCCCAAGAAGGGCGACGTGGTGCGGCTGCACGACAGCGATGGGGACGGGCGCGCCGAGGCGCCGCTCACCGTGCTCTCCGGCCTGGAGAACGTGCACGGCATCACCCTGCACGAGGGCATCGCCTACGTGGCCACCCCCACCGAGCTGTATGCCGCCGACGTCCAGGCGGACGGCTCCTGGGGCCCCCGCCGGCGGCTCGTCAGCGGGCTGCCGGACGGAGGGCAGCACCCCAACCGCACGATGGCGGTGGGGCCCGACGGCAAGCTCTACTTCTCGGTCGGCAGCAGCTGCAACGCGTGCGCCGAGACGAACCTCGAGCACGCCACGATGCTGCGCATGAACTTGGATGGCTCGGGCCGGGAGACCTTCGCCACGGGGCTGCGCAACACCATCGGCTTTGGCTGGCAGCCGCAGACGGGCGAGCTGTGGGGCTTTGACCACGGCAGCGACCACCGCGGGGACGACATTCCCCCCGAGGAGCTCAACCGGCTGCTGCCGGGCAAGGACTACGGCTGGCCCTACGCCTACGGGGCCCGGAACGAGGACCCCGTCATCGACAAGCCGAAGAACATGACCAAGCAGGAGTACGCCCAGCGCTCCGAGCCCTCGGTGCTGGACTACCAGGCGCACAGCGCCCCCATCGGCATGGTGTTCTACACGGGCACCCAGTGGCCCGCCGAGTACCAGGGCGATGCCTTCGTCGCCATGCGCGGCTCGTGGAACCGCAAGCCCGCCACGGGCTACAAGCTGGTGCGCATCGACTTCGAGAACGGCCAGCCCGTGGGCTTCAGCGACATCGTCTCGGGCTTCCTGCTGGAGGGCGGCCGCGCCCACTTCGCCCGGCTGGCCGGGGTGGCGCAGGCGAAGGATGGCTCGGTGCTCCTGGGGGATGACACCGGCGGCGTCATCTACCGGGTGGCCTACCGGCCGTGA
- a CDS encoding PAS domain-containing protein, whose protein sequence is MKATEPRLPEMDVSAPPPGELLGEGAAGETFRLLAETIPQMVWTTRPDGYFDFYNQRWYGYTGLTPGQSHGEGWQGPFHPDDLPEALRRWQHALRTGETYEAEYRCRRHDGVYRWFLGRASPVRDGTGRIVRWFGTCTDIDDQKRATESMRFLAEASSLLSSALDHEVTLEALAQLVVPRLADWCSIELSQPDGSLRQVSVAHVDPAKVRFAQEMRWRYPSAPQEDRGAVHVARTGIPEFTPEVTDEMLVAGARDAEHLRLLRELGLRSAIMVPLTARGRTLGTMVLVNAESHRLFTYEDLALAGQLASRAALAVDNAQFYEEAVHAEQRFRSLIAATALAVWVTAPDGTVLEDSVSWRALTGQTYEQWRGSGWLDAVHPDDRERIGIVWRECMTQRRIYEVEYLIRRPDGRYTPTLARAVPVLNADGSIREWIGTHTDLEAQREAEAAARRHEAEAAARRHEALRADVSAALAQPGSSLQVLQGACEALVRHLGVARARVWLQDREDQLLHPRVSAGQGAAPQEPAPLALGHTPIGRIAQSRKPWVVHDVRHASSPELAGLNLPQEKVSFAGYPLVLGEQLIGVLALTSTQPLSRDIVDVLAAVAEIITQGVERRRAEEALRLHAQELARSNEELQQFAYVASHDLQEPLRMVASYTQLLGRRYRGKLDADADEFIRYAVDGVNRMQRLIQDLLAYSRVGTRGREFKPCEMLQPLERAKENLRAMLQETGGAVEVEGRLPTVLADESQLVQLFQNLVGNALKFHGPTPPRVVVRAEPQGAEGWRFTVKDNGLGIDPQYFERIFIIFQRLHGREEYAGTGIGLAICKKIVERHGGRIGVESRPGEGSTFWFTLPAAPPSSQGSPS, encoded by the coding sequence ATGAAAGCCACCGAGCCCCGCCTGCCAGAGATGGACGTTTCCGCTCCTCCACCCGGAGAGTTACTGGGGGAGGGCGCCGCGGGCGAGACGTTCCGGCTGCTGGCCGAGACCATTCCCCAGATGGTGTGGACCACCCGGCCGGACGGGTACTTCGACTTCTACAACCAGCGCTGGTACGGCTACACCGGCCTGACGCCCGGCCAGTCCCACGGCGAGGGCTGGCAAGGGCCCTTCCACCCGGACGACTTGCCGGAGGCGCTCCGGCGCTGGCAGCACGCGCTGCGCACCGGCGAGACGTACGAGGCGGAGTACCGGTGCCGCCGCCACGATGGCGTCTACCGCTGGTTCCTGGGCCGGGCCTCCCCGGTGCGCGATGGCACCGGGCGCATCGTGCGGTGGTTCGGCACCTGCACGGACATCGACGACCAGAAGCGCGCCACCGAGTCGATGCGCTTTTTGGCCGAGGCCAGCTCGCTCCTGTCCTCCGCGCTGGACCACGAGGTGACGCTGGAGGCGCTGGCGCAGCTCGTGGTGCCGCGCCTGGCGGACTGGTGCTCCATCGAGCTGTCCCAGCCCGACGGCTCCCTGCGCCAGGTCAGCGTCGCCCACGTGGACCCCGCCAAGGTGCGCTTCGCCCAGGAGATGCGGTGGCGCTACCCCAGCGCGCCGCAGGAGGACCGCGGCGCCGTCCACGTGGCCCGCACGGGCATTCCGGAGTTCACCCCGGAGGTCACCGACGAGATGCTGGTGGCCGGCGCCCGCGACGCCGAGCACCTGCGCCTGCTCCGGGAGCTGGGCCTGCGCTCGGCCATCATGGTGCCGCTCACGGCCCGGGGCCGCACGCTGGGGACGATGGTGCTCGTCAACGCCGAGTCCCACCGCCTCTTCACCTACGAGGACCTGGCGCTGGCCGGGCAGCTCGCCTCCCGCGCCGCCCTGGCGGTGGACAATGCCCAGTTCTACGAGGAGGCGGTCCACGCCGAGCAGCGCTTCCGCTCGCTCATCGCCGCCACCGCCCTGGCCGTGTGGGTGACGGCCCCGGATGGCACCGTGCTGGAGGACTCCGTCTCCTGGCGCGCCCTCACGGGGCAGACCTACGAGCAGTGGCGGGGCAGCGGCTGGCTGGATGCGGTACACCCGGACGACCGCGAGCGCATCGGCATCGTCTGGCGCGAGTGCATGACGCAGCGGCGCATCTACGAGGTGGAGTACCTCATCCGCAGGCCGGATGGGCGCTACACCCCGACGCTCGCGCGCGCGGTGCCCGTGCTCAACGCGGACGGGAGCATCCGCGAGTGGATCGGCACCCACACGGACCTGGAGGCCCAGCGCGAGGCGGAGGCCGCCGCCCGGCGCCACGAGGCGGAGGCCGCCGCCCGGCGCCACGAGGCCCTGCGCGCCGATGTCAGCGCGGCGCTCGCCCAGCCCGGCTCCTCGCTGCAGGTGCTCCAGGGCGCCTGTGAGGCGCTGGTGCGGCACCTGGGGGTGGCCCGCGCCCGGGTCTGGCTGCAGGACCGGGAGGACCAGCTGCTCCACCCGCGGGTCAGCGCGGGGCAGGGGGCCGCCCCGCAGGAGCCCGCGCCGCTGGCGCTGGGCCACACGCCCATCGGGCGCATCGCCCAGTCGCGCAAGCCCTGGGTGGTGCACGACGTGCGGCACGCCTCCAGCCCGGAGCTCGCCGGGCTGAACCTGCCCCAGGAGAAGGTGTCCTTCGCCGGCTACCCGCTGGTGCTGGGCGAGCAGCTCATCGGGGTGCTGGCCCTGACCAGCACCCAGCCGCTCAGCCGGGACATCGTGGATGTGCTCGCCGCGGTGGCGGAGATCATCACCCAGGGCGTGGAGCGCCGCCGCGCGGAGGAGGCGCTGCGGCTGCACGCCCAGGAGCTGGCGCGCTCCAACGAGGAGCTGCAGCAGTTCGCCTACGTGGCCTCGCATGACCTGCAGGAGCCCCTGCGCATGGTGGCCAGCTACACCCAGCTCCTGGGCCGGCGCTACCGGGGCAAGCTGGACGCGGACGCGGACGAGTTCATCCGCTACGCGGTGGACGGGGTGAACCGCATGCAGCGGCTCATCCAGGACCTGCTCGCCTACTCGCGCGTGGGCACCCGGGGCCGGGAGTTCAAGCCGTGCGAGATGCTCCAGCCGCTGGAGCGCGCCAAGGAGAACCTCCGGGCCATGCTCCAGGAGACGGGCGGCGCGGTGGAGGTGGAGGGCCGCCTGCCCACGGTGCTCGCGGACGAGTCCCAGCTCGTGCAGCTCTTCCAGAACCTGGTGGGCAACGCGCTGAAGTTCCACGGCCCCACGCCACCCCGGGTGGTGGTGCGCGCCGAGCCGCAGGGCGCCGAGGGCTGGCGCTTCACGGTGAAGGACAACGGCCTGGGCATCGATCCACAGTACTTCGAGCGCATCTTCATCATCTTCCAGCGCCTGCACGGCCGGGAGGAGTACGCGGGCACGGGCATCGGGCTGGCCATCTGCAAGAAGATCGTCGAACGTCACGGGGGCCGCATCGGCGTGGAGTCGCGGCCCGGCGAGGGCTCCACGTTCTGGTTTACCCTTCCGGCAGCGCCCCCCTCTTCCCAGGGTTCCCCGTCATGA
- a CDS encoding response regulator, with protein MTSEDTGRPIEILLVEDNPGDVRLTIEALKEGKVRNNLSVARDGVEALAFLRREGPHAKASRPDLILLDLNLPKKDGREVLEEIKKDAVLRRIPVVVLTTSKAEEDILRTYDLHANCYINKPVDLEQFISVVRSIDDFWLSVVRLPSKV; from the coding sequence ATGACGAGCGAAGACACCGGCAGGCCCATCGAGATTCTCCTGGTGGAGGACAACCCCGGAGACGTGCGGCTGACCATCGAGGCCCTCAAGGAGGGCAAGGTGCGCAACAACCTCTCCGTGGCGCGCGACGGGGTGGAGGCGCTCGCCTTCCTGCGGCGCGAGGGGCCCCACGCGAAGGCCTCGCGCCCGGACCTCATCCTGCTGGACCTGAACCTGCCCAAGAAGGACGGGCGCGAGGTGCTGGAGGAAATCAAGAAGGACGCGGTGCTGCGGCGCATCCCCGTGGTGGTGCTCACCACCTCCAAGGCGGAGGAGGACATCCTGCGCACCTACGACTTGCACGCCAACTGCTACATCAACAAGCCGGTGGACCTGGAGCAGTTCATCTCCGTCGTCCGGTCCATCGATGATTTCTGGCTGTCGGTGGTGCGGCTGCCCTCGAAGGTCTGA
- a CDS encoding hybrid sensor histidine kinase/response regulator has translation MSGEERPMRLLLVEDNAGDARLIQEELKDVDAARFKVLHVERMVQAEKALSEQSADVVLLDLSLPDGHGLGNISRLLQAGPTVPLVVLTGTDDERLAVQAVHQGAQDYLVKGQVTGPLLVRALRYAIERKRVEEGLKREEAQRQTALFREQFLAILGHDLRNPLQAISGNADLLLRYGGLAEPQRKAVNRISVSADRMARMINDVLDFTRARLGGGYPVTRARVNLHDVLRQVVEELEVAHAQRNFELSLSGNGWGEWDADSIAQAASNLVGNAVQYSPENTPVSVAVRDEGEGIRVEVHNEGPPIPEERLPYVFDPFVRGTEGASKARTGLGLGLYITHEIVRAHGGTLRVTSTAVEGTRFSMSLPREAAPA, from the coding sequence ATGAGCGGCGAGGAACGTCCGATGCGGCTGCTGCTGGTGGAGGACAACGCCGGCGATGCACGCCTCATCCAGGAAGAGCTCAAGGATGTAGACGCCGCGCGCTTCAAGGTGCTGCACGTGGAGCGGATGGTCCAGGCGGAGAAGGCCCTCTCCGAGCAGTCGGCGGACGTGGTGCTGTTGGATCTCTCCCTGCCGGATGGGCACGGGCTGGGCAACATCTCGCGCCTGCTCCAGGCGGGGCCCACGGTGCCGCTGGTGGTGCTCACCGGCACGGACGACGAGCGGCTGGCGGTGCAGGCCGTCCACCAGGGCGCCCAGGACTACCTGGTGAAGGGCCAGGTGACGGGGCCGCTGCTGGTGCGCGCGCTGCGCTACGCCATCGAGCGCAAGCGCGTGGAGGAGGGGCTCAAGCGCGAGGAGGCCCAGCGCCAGACGGCGCTCTTCCGCGAGCAGTTCCTGGCCATCCTCGGCCACGACCTGCGCAACCCCCTACAGGCCATCTCCGGCAACGCGGACCTGCTCCTGCGCTATGGGGGGCTCGCCGAGCCGCAGCGCAAGGCCGTCAACCGCATCTCCGTCTCCGCGGACCGCATGGCGCGGATGATCAACGACGTGCTGGACTTCACCCGGGCGCGGCTGGGCGGGGGCTACCCGGTGACGCGCGCGCGGGTGAACCTGCACGACGTGCTGCGGCAGGTGGTGGAGGAGCTGGAGGTGGCGCACGCGCAGCGGAACTTCGAGCTGAGCCTGTCGGGCAACGGCTGGGGCGAGTGGGACGCGGACAGCATCGCCCAGGCGGCCTCCAACCTGGTGGGCAACGCGGTGCAGTACTCCCCCGAGAACACCCCGGTGTCGGTGGCCGTGCGGGACGAGGGCGAGGGCATCCGGGTGGAGGTCCACAACGAGGGCCCGCCCATCCCGGAGGAGCGGCTGCCGTACGTGTTTGATCCGTTCGTCCGCGGCACCGAGGGGGCGAGCAAGGCGCGCACGGGGCTGGGGCTGGGGCTCTACATCACCCACGAAATCGTCCGGGCCCACGGCGGCACCCTGCGCGTGACGTCCACCGCCGTGGAGGGCACCCGCTTCTCGATGTCCCTGCCCCGGGAGGCCGCGCCCGCCTGA
- a CDS encoding FRG domain-containing protein: protein MKEHRVKNWTELQEALFAESWNESIGRFRSRFAFRGVPDENHDLSTSLHRDQGSFADHERGLLRAFRKYARGHFAPACETVWDWLALAQHHGLPTRLLDWTFSPYVALHFITENPDFHKVDGAMWCVDYHETNRLLPEPLQAQLRTEGADVFTADMLAEGAGDLASFDRLAQHPFVLFLEPPSLDERIVNQFALFSVMNGPQLRLDTFLEKQERGVRRLVIPASLKWEVRDKLDQINVTERVLMPGLDGLCRWLRRYYSPRPR, encoded by the coding sequence ATGAAAGAGCACCGGGTCAAGAACTGGACGGAGTTGCAGGAGGCCCTGTTCGCCGAATCGTGGAACGAGTCCATCGGGCGCTTCCGGTCGCGCTTTGCCTTCCGGGGCGTTCCGGACGAGAACCACGATCTGTCCACCTCGCTCCACCGGGACCAGGGCTCCTTCGCGGACCACGAGCGGGGCCTGCTGCGCGCCTTCCGCAAGTACGCGCGCGGCCACTTCGCCCCGGCGTGTGAGACCGTCTGGGACTGGCTGGCCCTGGCCCAGCACCACGGGCTGCCGACCCGGCTGCTGGACTGGACGTTCAGCCCCTACGTCGCGCTCCACTTCATCACGGAGAACCCGGACTTCCACAAGGTGGATGGGGCGATGTGGTGCGTGGACTACCACGAGACGAACCGGCTGCTGCCCGAGCCGCTCCAGGCGCAGCTGCGCACCGAGGGCGCGGACGTCTTCACCGCCGACATGCTCGCCGAGGGGGCGGGAGACCTGGCCTCCTTCGACCGGCTGGCGCAGCACCCCTTCGTGCTCTTCCTCGAGCCGCCCTCGCTGGATGAGCGCATCGTGAACCAGTTCGCGCTCTTCTCGGTGATGAACGGCCCCCAGCTCCGCCTGGACACGTTCCTGGAGAAGCAGGAGCGGGGCGTGCGCCGGCTCGTCATTCCCGCCTCCCTCAAGTGGGAGGTGCGGGACAAGCTGGATCAGATCAACGTCACCGAGCGCGTGCTCATGCCGGGCCTGGATGGGCTGTGCCGCTGGCTGCGGCGCTACTACAGCCCCCGGCCCCGCTGA
- a CDS encoding DsbA family oxidoreductase codes for MTLRIRMYSDIICPFCFIAEQSTLLRLRREYAVEVEWRGFELHPETPPGGTTMERLFPGRSRAMRAQVEGFAEGFGLKNMQVPERVNNTRRVLAVTEWARDQGLLERFHQVATEAYWRQNADLEDPEAVAQLAAQAGLPPEESRSVMDSPAFLARVDAVRAEAAASGVKSIPTFFIGEARVVGCQPYEVLAAAVLRAGATPRV; via the coding sequence ATGACCCTGCGCATCCGCATGTACTCGGACATCATCTGCCCGTTCTGCTTCATCGCCGAGCAGAGCACCCTCTTGCGGCTGCGCCGGGAGTACGCGGTGGAAGTCGAATGGCGAGGCTTCGAGCTGCACCCGGAGACGCCCCCCGGCGGCACGACGATGGAGCGGCTGTTTCCGGGCCGCTCCCGCGCCATGCGCGCCCAGGTGGAGGGCTTCGCCGAGGGCTTTGGCCTCAAGAACATGCAGGTGCCCGAGCGGGTCAACAACACGCGCCGGGTGCTGGCCGTGACCGAGTGGGCGCGCGACCAGGGCCTGCTGGAGCGCTTTCACCAGGTGGCCACCGAGGCCTACTGGCGGCAGAACGCGGACCTGGAGGACCCGGAGGCCGTGGCCCAGCTGGCCGCCCAGGCGGGCCTGCCGCCCGAGGAGTCCCGCTCGGTGATGGACTCCCCGGCCTTCCTGGCCCGCGTGGACGCGGTGCGCGCGGAGGCGGCCGCCTCGGGCGTGAAGAGCATCCCCACCTTCTTCATCGGGGAAGCCCGGGTGGTGGGCTGCCAGCCATACGAGGTGCTGGCCGCGGCCGTCCTGCGGGCAGGCGCGACGCCCCGGGTGTGA
- the traC gene encoding outer membrane exchange accessory lipoprotein TraC gives MRPVSAPVRLRPMVSAPPRALAALALCALLFMSGCTAYSRAVREGDEKASQRKWTEAEAAYQRALAADPGSSEVTVKLRAMRKGWSQEVFEEAGRAHGSGNLPLAQSHLVRALELDPENEPARQLLTQTLEARVAVAQKALQEDRLQEARSEFDAVLAVSPEHPVARKGVDAVQVAWAKRWFKTAQQLEEDGKLGNALLAYLRADQERVGATAARERAEGVRQRLRDEVAYLVVTPPVVDKAESPDVAQRLAGGRLAAMLPKQVPIRVVTEVPESRVGVKLDVVLERVLPLKAVEQSQRSHRYLAGNRSVPNPRRKQFEEKLLQTERTLEEIERKQTGVLREYLRHQAELSTLRQATERCRDRERQVCLEVIRECGKAASELDKPGQVPEECNPAECARGGCRQEEALLTQSATAVKALEVGLQVALEKSESQRREVQRGRDTVFREPITVEEPMYSDFVFDVELHRLTVKATVTSVLRDLTAPQAVQAPVTQDYDVVHEDLAHKGYDRYGVLADPVQLRDELQLRVEVGDKAMEDLSKRVRERFDIYRQKRVEDARRGMVRPGAEDVVETAVRVLLLTADAPPADILQPMAQARGLRQPEALFGK, from the coding sequence ATGCGGCCCGTGTCCGCGCCCGTTCGACTCCGCCCGATGGTCTCCGCCCCGCCCCGCGCTCTTGCCGCCCTGGCCCTGTGTGCCCTGCTCTTCATGAGCGGCTGCACCGCTTACAGCCGCGCCGTGCGGGAGGGGGACGAGAAGGCCTCCCAGCGCAAGTGGACGGAGGCCGAGGCGGCCTACCAGCGCGCGCTCGCGGCGGACCCGGGCTCCTCCGAGGTGACGGTGAAGCTGCGCGCCATGCGCAAGGGCTGGAGCCAGGAGGTGTTCGAGGAGGCCGGGCGGGCGCACGGGAGCGGCAACCTGCCCCTGGCCCAGTCCCACCTGGTGCGCGCGCTGGAGCTGGACCCGGAGAACGAGCCGGCCCGGCAGCTGCTCACCCAGACGCTGGAGGCGCGCGTGGCGGTGGCGCAGAAGGCGCTCCAGGAGGACCGGCTGCAGGAGGCCCGCTCCGAGTTCGACGCGGTGCTCGCCGTGTCGCCCGAGCACCCCGTGGCGCGCAAGGGCGTGGACGCGGTGCAGGTGGCGTGGGCCAAGCGCTGGTTCAAGACGGCGCAGCAGCTGGAGGAGGACGGCAAGCTGGGCAACGCGCTCCTGGCGTACCTGCGCGCGGACCAGGAGCGGGTGGGGGCCACGGCGGCCCGGGAGCGCGCCGAGGGCGTGCGCCAGCGGCTGCGCGACGAGGTGGCCTACCTGGTGGTGACGCCCCCGGTGGTGGACAAGGCGGAGTCGCCGGACGTGGCGCAGCGCCTCGCGGGCGGGCGCCTGGCGGCGATGCTGCCCAAGCAGGTGCCCATCCGCGTGGTGACGGAGGTGCCCGAGTCCCGCGTGGGGGTGAAGCTGGACGTGGTGCTCGAGCGCGTGCTGCCGCTCAAGGCGGTGGAGCAGTCCCAGCGCAGCCACCGGTACCTGGCCGGCAACCGCTCCGTGCCCAACCCGCGCCGCAAGCAGTTCGAGGAGAAGCTGCTGCAGACGGAGCGGACGCTGGAGGAGATCGAGCGCAAGCAGACCGGGGTGCTGCGCGAGTACCTGCGCCACCAGGCGGAGCTGTCCACCCTGCGCCAGGCCACCGAACGCTGCCGCGACCGCGAGCGCCAGGTGTGCCTGGAGGTCATCCGCGAGTGTGGCAAGGCGGCCAGCGAGCTGGACAAGCCGGGCCAGGTGCCCGAGGAGTGCAACCCGGCGGAGTGCGCGCGCGGCGGGTGCCGGCAGGAGGAGGCGCTGCTCACCCAGAGCGCCACCGCGGTGAAGGCGCTGGAGGTGGGGCTGCAGGTGGCGCTGGAGAAGTCGGAGTCCCAGCGGCGCGAGGTGCAGCGCGGCCGGGACACCGTCTTCCGCGAGCCCATCACCGTGGAGGAGCCGATGTACTCGGACTTCGTCTTCGACGTGGAGCTGCACCGGCTCACGGTGAAGGCCACCGTCACCTCGGTGCTGAGAGACTTGACGGCGCCCCAGGCGGTGCAGGCCCCCGTGACGCAGGACTATGACGTGGTGCACGAGGACCTGGCCCACAAGGGCTACGACCGCTACGGCGTGCTGGCGGACCCCGTGCAGCTGCGCGACGAGCTGCAGCTGCGCGTGGAGGTGGGGGACAAGGCCATGGAAGACTTGTCCAAGCGGGTGCGCGAGCGCTTCGACATCTACCGGCAGAAGCGGGTGGAGGACGCGCGGCGCGGCATGGTGCGCCCCGGCGCGGAGGACGTGGTGGAGACCGCGGTGCGCGTGCTCCTGCTCACCGCGGATGCGCCCCCGGCGGACATCCTCCAGCCCATGGCCCAGGCGCGCGGCCTGCGGCAGCCCGAGGCCCTCTTCGGCAAGTAG